One part of the Thermoanaerobacterium sp. CMT5567-10 genome encodes these proteins:
- a CDS encoding dTDP-glucose 4,6-dehydratase, translated as MRVLVTGGAGFIGRWVVKYLLDDKHEVWVLDNLSNGSEKNIEEFRTNSLFKGLIKGDIKDKEVLSELFNKCKFDIVYHLAASINVQDSIDDPKTTFYNDTIGTFNILLQAKTQMFGKNAKMIGDKCVNDKNEVTHPCKVVFMSTCMVYDKAGEEGIDEFHPTKPVSPYGGSKIAAENMVLSFYYAYKLPTVVIRPFNTYGPFQKTGGEGGVVSIFINNTLNGKDLNIYGTGEQTRDLLYVKDCARFIVMAGYNDKANGEIINAGTGRDISINELAKLISKGRVKINHVKHIHPQSEIIKLKCNYKKAKELLGWEPKYSLEEGIKETEEWIKSNNT; from the coding sequence ATGAGGGTTTTAGTAACCGGTGGCGCTGGTTTTATTGGAAGATGGGTAGTAAAATACCTTTTGGATGATAAGCATGAAGTATGGGTACTTGATAATCTTTCGAACGGTTCAGAAAAAAATATTGAAGAGTTTCGTACTAATTCATTATTTAAAGGTCTTATTAAAGGTGATATCAAAGATAAAGAAGTTTTATCAGAATTATTTAATAAATGTAAATTTGATATAGTTTATCATCTAGCGGCAAGCATAAACGTACAAGATAGTATTGATGATCCAAAAACAACATTTTATAATGATACTATTGGCACATTCAATATTTTATTGCAAGCAAAAACACAAATGTTTGGCAAAAATGCTAAGATGATAGGAGATAAATGCGTAAATGATAAAAATGAAGTAACACATCCATGTAAAGTCGTATTTATGAGTACATGTATGGTTTATGATAAGGCTGGAGAAGAAGGAATAGATGAATTTCATCCAACAAAGCCAGTATCACCATACGGAGGAAGTAAGATTGCGGCTGAAAACATGGTTTTATCATTTTATTATGCATATAAGTTGCCAACGGTTGTCATAAGACCGTTTAACACATATGGACCTTTTCAAAAAACAGGTGGTGAAGGTGGCGTAGTTTCAATATTTATTAATAATACACTTAATGGGAAAGATTTAAATATCTATGGTACAGGAGAGCAAACAAGAGACTTGTTATATGTAAAAGACTGTGCAAGATTCATTGTAATGGCTGGATATAATGATAAAGCAAATGGTGAAATAATCAATGCAGGAACAGGAAGAGATATATCTATAAATGAATTAGCAAAATTGATATCAAAAGGCAGAGTAAAAATTAATCATGTTAAGCACATACATCCGCAAAGTGAAATAATTAAATTAAAATGTAATTATAAAAAAGCCAAAGAATTATTAGGATGGGAACCAAAATATTCATTAGAAGAAGGAATTAAAGAGACAGAAGAATGGATAAAATCAAATAATACATAG
- the pseC gene encoding UDP-4-amino-4,6-dideoxy-N-acetyl-beta-L-altrosamine transaminase codes for MDRLAIKGGKPVRKTYLPYGRQWIDDEDIEEVIETLKSDYITTGPKIKEFEEKVAAYTGTKYAVAISNGTAALHAACFAAGVRPGDEVITTPMTFAASANCILYCGAKPVFADIDPQTYNINPEDIKRKITSKTKAIIPVHYTGQPVDIDEINKIAKQYGLIVIEDGAHALGAEYKGEKVGSQSDMMTLSFHPVKHITTGEGGMVLTNSKDFYEKLKLFRTHGITRDENLLTKNEGPWYYEQQYLGYNYRMTDIQAALGISQMNKLNKFLELRRKYAQMYNDAFKDIEELIIPYQLPYTNSSWHIYVLQLRLEKLKVGRREVYEALLKENIGVNVHYIPVYYHPYYQRLGYKKGLCPNAEHLYERIITLPLFPKMTEEDINDVIEAVKKVINYYKK; via the coding sequence ATGGATAGATTAGCTATAAAAGGTGGCAAACCAGTAAGAAAAACATATCTTCCATATGGAAGGCAATGGATAGATGATGAGGACATAGAAGAAGTTATAGAAACACTAAAAAGTGATTACATAACGACAGGACCAAAAATCAAAGAATTTGAAGAAAAAGTAGCAGCATATACAGGCACCAAATACGCAGTTGCAATATCGAATGGAACTGCGGCATTACATGCGGCATGCTTTGCTGCAGGTGTAAGACCTGGAGATGAAGTTATAACCACACCTATGACGTTCGCGGCATCTGCAAATTGTATATTATATTGTGGGGCAAAACCAGTATTTGCAGATATAGATCCACAAACATATAATATTAATCCGGAGGATATAAAAAGAAAAATAACATCAAAGACAAAAGCTATAATACCAGTTCATTATACAGGGCAGCCAGTGGATATCGATGAGATAAACAAAATTGCTAAACAATATGGTTTAATTGTTATAGAAGATGGTGCACATGCTTTAGGAGCAGAATATAAAGGGGAAAAAGTTGGTTCGCAATCTGATATGATGACATTAAGCTTTCATCCTGTAAAACATATAACAACAGGAGAAGGAGGCATGGTATTAACAAACAGCAAAGACTTTTATGAAAAACTAAAGCTTTTTAGAACACATGGAATAACGAGAGATGAGAACTTACTAACAAAAAATGAAGGACCATGGTACTACGAACAACAATATTTAGGATATAACTACAGAATGACCGATATACAAGCTGCGCTTGGCATAAGTCAAATGAATAAATTGAATAAGTTTCTCGAATTAAGAAGGAAGTATGCACAAATGTATAATGATGCATTTAAAGATATAGAGGAATTGATAATTCCATATCAATTACCTTATACAAATTCAAGCTGGCATATATATGTGCTTCAATTAAGATTAGAGAAACTTAAAGTAGGCAGAAGAGAAGTATATGAAGCGCTTTTAAAAGAAAATATAGGTGTAAATGTACACTATATCCCGGTATATTACCATCCATACTATCAAAGGTTAGGATATAAAAAAGGACTATGCCCTAATGCTGAGCATTTATACGAAAGAATAATAACATTACCATTATTTCCTAAAATGACCGAAGAAGATATAAACGATGTTATAGAAGCAGTAAAAAAAGTAATAAATTATTACAAAAAATAG
- a CDS encoding glycosyltransferase family protein, whose product MKKVAIIQARMGSTRLPGKVMKIIMDKPVIEHVVNRVKASKEIDDIIIATTTKKEDDIIVEEAQKLNVKYYRGSENDVLSRYYYAAKENNADIVIRITSDCPVIDPKIIDDMIYKFMQLYEQDNIDYMSNTIKRTYPRGLDVEIFTFESLEKAFIEADKSYQREHVTPYIYENPEIFKIGGFKNNIDYSSYRWTLDTIEDFKVIESIYQALYDKDRLFYFTDIISFIKEHPEISEINKNIEQKKLI is encoded by the coding sequence ATGAAAAAAGTAGCAATAATACAAGCGCGTATGGGTTCAACGAGATTACCTGGAAAAGTAATGAAAATAATAATGGATAAACCAGTAATAGAACATGTAGTAAACAGAGTAAAAGCTTCAAAAGAAATAGATGACATAATAATAGCGACAACCACTAAAAAAGAAGATGATATTATTGTGGAGGAAGCTCAAAAATTAAATGTGAAATATTACAGAGGCAGTGAAAATGATGTACTTTCCCGTTATTATTATGCAGCAAAAGAAAACAATGCAGATATAGTTATTAGAATAACGTCAGATTGTCCTGTTATAGATCCGAAAATTATTGACGATATGATTTATAAATTTATGCAATTATATGAACAAGATAATATAGACTATATGAGTAACACAATAAAAAGAACGTACCCGAGAGGTTTAGATGTAGAAATATTTACTTTTGAATCATTGGAAAAAGCATTTATAGAAGCAGATAAATCTTACCAGAGAGAGCATGTAACACCATATATTTATGAAAATCCAGAAATATTTAAAATAGGGGGATTTAAAAATAATATAGATTATTCAAGTTATAGATGGACATTAGATACGATAGAAGACTTTAAAGTCATAGAAAGTATATATCAAGCTTTATATGACAAAGATAGATTGTTTTATTTTACAGATATAATTAGCTTTATAAAAGAACATCCGGAAATATCAGAGATAAATAAAAATATTGAACAAAAGAAATTAATTTGA
- a CDS encoding 3-oxoacyl-ACP reductase — MDKKVALITGGDKGIGKAIVEKLVKEGYYVCFTFLRNIEGAKIVETNNKNTRAFQCDVRDFSRVKEVSGMILDQFGKVDVLINNAGIVRDKTFLKMDRETWDVVIDTNLKSIYNFTHELLPIMINEKFGRIINISSVIGIKGGFGQTNYAASKAGIIGFTKSLALEVAKNGITVNAIAPGYIETDMTKEIPDNIRQELKKKISIGEFGKPIDIANLIAYLVREESYYITGEVFNINGGYY; from the coding sequence ATGGATAAAAAAGTTGCTTTAATAACAGGTGGAGATAAAGGCATAGGTAAGGCGATAGTTGAAAAATTAGTTAAAGAAGGATATTATGTTTGCTTTACATTTTTAAGAAATATAGAAGGTGCCAAGATAGTTGAAACAAACAATAAAAATACTCGAGCCTTTCAATGTGATGTAAGAGATTTTTCAAGAGTTAAAGAAGTATCTGGTATGATATTAGACCAGTTTGGAAAAGTGGATGTTCTAATTAATAATGCAGGAATTGTTAGAGATAAAACTTTTTTGAAAATGGATCGCGAAACATGGGATGTTGTAATAGATACTAATTTAAAGTCTATATATAATTTTACTCATGAGCTGTTACCAATAATGATAAATGAAAAGTTTGGAAGAATTATAAATATATCTTCTGTCATAGGAATAAAGGGAGGTTTTGGACAAACAAATTATGCGGCATCAAAGGCCGGAATAATAGGTTTTACAAAATCATTAGCATTAGAAGTTGCTAAAAATGGCATAACTGTGAACGCTATAGCACCTGGATATATTGAGACAGATATGACTAAAGAGATACCAGATAATATAAGACAAGAATTAAAGAAAAAAATTTCTATTGGAGAATTTGGAAAACCGATTGATATAGCAAATTTAATAGCTTATCTAGTTAGAGAGGAAAGTTATTATATCACTGGAGAAGTTTTCAATATTAATGGTGGGTATTATTAA
- the pseH gene encoding UDP-4-amino-4,6-dideoxy-N-acetyl-beta-L-altrosamine N-acetyltransferase, with amino-acid sequence MGLELKKINQDDLELIMNWRMKPEVTKYMYTDPILTMETQLVWFNQIINDNDSKYWIIKFDNAKIGLISLNNIDYKNKRCYWAYYIGDTSFRGKGIATILECNIYDYVFYILELNKLCCEVLSFNEKVISIHKKFGSEIEGVLKQHIFKNGKFYDVITMGITKDKWNNIRKNYVYENIKIE; translated from the coding sequence ATGGGTTTAGAGTTAAAAAAAATTAATCAAGATGATTTAGAATTGATAATGAATTGGAGAATGAAACCTGAAGTAACAAAATATATGTATACAGATCCGATTCTAACAATGGAAACTCAATTGGTGTGGTTTAATCAAATAATTAATGATAATGATTCCAAATACTGGATAATAAAATTTGATAATGCAAAAATTGGATTAATTAGTTTGAATAATATTGATTATAAAAATAAGCGATGCTATTGGGCTTATTATATTGGAGATACATCTTTTAGAGGTAAAGGTATAGCTACAATATTAGAATGTAATATATATGATTATGTATTTTATATTTTAGAGCTTAATAAGTTATGTTGTGAAGTATTATCTTTTAATGAAAAAGTAATATCAATACATAAAAAGTTTGGATCAGAAATAGAAGGTGTATTAAAACAACATATTTTTAAGAATGGTAAATTTTATGATGTGATTACTATGGGTATTACAAAAGATAAATGGAATAATATAAGAAAAAACTATGTTTATGAGAATATTAAAATTGAATAA
- the pseI gene encoding pseudaminic acid synthase, with product MKPDFEIKNKKVGCIDPVFIIAELSANHNQNFDNAVKLIKEAKKAGADAVKLQTYTPDTITINCNNEFFQIKQGTIWDGRILYDLYKEAYTPWEWQPKLKEIAENEGLICFSSPFDKTAVDFLEKMNVPAYKIASFEITDIPLIEYIASKGKPVIISTGIATLGDIEEAINACIRMNNKQIALLKCTSEYPSPLNEVNLKTIPNMIETFKTIVGLSDHTLGISVPVAAVALGAKIIEKHFTLSRSMGGPDAAFSLEPEEFSQMVRSVREVEKALGDVSYELSDKSMKSREFSRSLFVVKDVKEGEIFTEENVRSIRPGFGLHPKYYKYILGKKAAKDIDKGTPLNWDLID from the coding sequence ATAAAACCAGATTTTGAAATAAAAAATAAAAAAGTAGGTTGCATAGATCCAGTATTCATAATTGCAGAATTATCTGCTAATCATAACCAAAACTTTGATAATGCAGTAAAACTTATCAAAGAAGCAAAAAAAGCTGGTGCAGATGCTGTAAAACTGCAAACATATACGCCAGACACCATTACAATAAATTGTAATAATGAGTTTTTTCAAATAAAGCAAGGAACCATCTGGGACGGGAGAATACTTTACGATCTTTATAAAGAAGCATATACTCCTTGGGAATGGCAGCCTAAACTCAAAGAAATTGCAGAAAATGAAGGCTTAATATGTTTTTCATCACCTTTTGATAAAACAGCAGTAGATTTTTTGGAAAAAATGAACGTACCTGCATATAAAATTGCATCTTTTGAAATTACTGATATACCGCTTATAGAATACATAGCTTCAAAAGGTAAACCAGTAATAATCTCTACAGGAATTGCTACACTTGGGGATATAGAAGAAGCTATTAATGCATGTATAAGAATGAATAATAAGCAGATAGCATTATTAAAATGTACAAGCGAATATCCCTCACCTTTAAATGAAGTAAATTTAAAGACAATTCCTAATATGATTGAAACCTTTAAAACAATTGTTGGTTTATCAGACCATACATTAGGTATTTCTGTGCCAGTAGCTGCAGTTGCACTTGGAGCAAAAATTATAGAAAAACATTTTACACTAAGTAGATCTATGGGAGGACCAGATGCCGCGTTTTCACTTGAGCCAGAAGAATTTAGTCAAATGGTTAGGTCAGTAAGAGAAGTAGAGAAAGCATTAGGGGACGTTTCATATGAATTATCTGATAAATCTATGAAGAGTAGAGAATTCTCAAGATCTTTATTTGTAGTTAAGGATGTTAAAGAAGGAGAGATATTCACAGAAGAAAATGTGCGCTCAATAAGGCCAGGTTTCGGATTACACCCTAAATATTACAAATATATATTGGGTAAAAAAGCAGCAAAAGATATAGATAAAGGAACACCTTTAAATTGGGATTTAATTGATTAG